In Mus musculus strain C57BL/6J chromosome 15, GRCm38.p6 C57BL/6J, the genomic stretch aagcccagagagctagcagaatgaatggaaatatgcaaactCAGGAGGTAAGAAGTGGGGAGAccatctagaaagtaccagagacctgaaagGTGAGACACTCTCAAAATTCAAAGGGAGGGTCCTTAGATGAAACCCCCAACAGTgcagagagggaacttgtagagtccacgtctcatagaaagacagggcatcaagtggaggtatagggttgccattccacagtcagaaattctgacccagaattgttcctgtcaaaagaactgcagggacaaaaatggaggaaAGGCAGTTCaataaccaaccaacccaacttgggatccatcttaaGGGGaaactccaaggcctgacactattgctgatgctatggtgtgcttacagacaggagcctagcatggctactatcctctgagaggcaggcccaataagcagctgactgagacagatgcagatacttagacccaaccaatggactgtaGTCAGGCTGAAAtagagaaaagctggaaaaaaCTGAGGAGGGCTACCccaaaggaagaccagcagtctcgattaacctggactcctgagatctctgacactgagtcaccaaccaggcagcaaacGTGAGCTGGTCTAacgcccctgacacatatacagcagaggactgcctggtctggccttagtgggagaagatgcacctaaccttcaggAGACTTGAGGACCCAGGGAGTGAGGAAGTTTGGTGGGGAGGGGGGCATCCTCTtgcagacggggggggggggggggggggggggaagaatggGACAATGAACTGTGGGAGGGCGGGGAGCaagactagactgtaaaaaagtaaaattttaaaaaagaaaaagagcgggcatagtggcacacacctttaattccagcacttgggaggcagaggcaggcggatttctgagtttgaggtcagcctggtctacaaagtgagtttcaggatagccaggactacaaagagaaaccctgtctcgaaaaaccaaaaaaaaaaaaaaaaaaaaaaaaaagaaaaaaaaagaaaaagaaaaaaagaaagaaaaagaaaaatctggacTTTTAAAAAGTACTCATGTGTCTCAGACATAGCCCACAACATTAGACTCCTACTCTTCTCACCAGTTAAATGAAGAGAATTCCATTAGTAAAATTTCCACTTAAGGAATATTTTCTGAAGACCAAGCAAAGTCTTGTATGTAAAAGGACTTCATAAATtatagaaatgtaattaaattagaTCATTTCACATTTATACAGTGCTGTATACTTTTCAAAGTACATACTACTTGACTCATTAATAAACCATTTATACTCAAACCATTTTGGAAAAAAAGATGTCATCTGAGTTACTTGTCAGAAAATCTACAGTTTATAAATAAGTAGAAGTAGGAACTCTATTCAGATCAGTGTTGTGGGTGGAAGAGCTAGTAATCATGAGAAAATCGGGATTACTGGTCAGCAGttctctgtatcccaggctgtcctggagctcactctgtagaccaggctggcctcgaactcagaaatccgcctgcctctgcctcccaagtgctgggattaaaggcgtgtgccaccacgcccggcctggtCAGCAGTTCTCAAAGGCCTCAACCTAACGtgttaaacacatacacactcagtgTCTGCACTCTGACAATGTAGGTAAAGCACCTTCCGGAAGCCCTAAGTGGGAGGAATGGCACATATGACACACTCACTCCTATGCAACaactactgtctttttttttttttaagatttatttattatacataagtacactgtagctgacttcagtcgtaccaaaagagggcatcagatctcattacgggtggtggtgagccaccatgtgggtgctgggatttgaactcaggaccttcagaagagcagtcagtgctcttacccactgagccatcttgccagcccccaacAACTACTGTCTTAAAAGAGATATTAAGGTGTGCAGGACATGGCggtgcacgcctctaatcccaggactccagaggcagaaacaggcagatccctgagtctgaggccaactgGTCTGAGGacctagttccaggacagccagggctatacaagaaaaacctatctggaaaaacaaacagcaaacaaaatgCTTAACAAAATGTTCTTTGATTGCCCATTAGAACTCCCAATTTCTAGTTCAGTCTAGAAAACAGGACTGTGGCCATGTACGGTGAAGTACAAGTCAGATGCTCTCTGGATTTTCATCTCCTCTTCTGTTCTCTAGTTTCTTACTCTTGAGCCACACTGCGGGCATCTAAGTACACACAGTAAGATTTATTGTCCAAATTTACTTAATCTAGCAAGAAACATTACCATCCAATCCGTTTCTGGGCTCCTGATCCTCCACTTCGTTTTCATCTGATCCATCTCCAAACTCCTTCTCGTACCTTGCTTCCATCTCCTGGAGCTCCTTCTCCAAATTGGCCATGGTcatccagctctgctctctgtacTGCTCTGCCAGCCTAGACACACAGCAGAGTCTCAATCCCACTGGAAAGCACAGCTCTAAAACCAACCCTATTGAGAACGCCCCTGATGCTGCCAATGGGAGGAAACCAATCACCCATCCTCAGCTACAACTGGTGCAAAGTCACTGGCACTGAGTTGGTTTTAACTGTTCTAAGTAATAGAACTTGAAATACAACTTTCAGCAGCTTTGACTGCAAAGTCTTCAGGTGACTTTAAGTGTTAAGTACCAAGAGCAGTACAAGATACTGCATAGTAGCTATAGCAGGGCTCTGCAGGTtggtagatggctcagcaggaaaaaaaCTTGCTATCAGGCCTGAGAATCTGAAGCCCACATCTGAAGGAAAGAACTGGTCCATGGAAGCTGCCCTCTCCACACAAGTATCCCACACATACAAAAtgatggtttgttttggtttgttttggtttgttttggtttggttttttgagacagggtttctctgcgtagccctggctgtcctgaaactcgctctgtagaccaagctggcctcgaacttagaaatccacctgcttctgcctcccaagtgctgggatcaaaggcgtgcgccaccacacccggcaaaatatttttttttaaagagcagggCTCTGTGTTAAAGTTCTTAAACTCCATTCCTAGGTGCGGTGCGACCTGCCTGCTACAGGCCTCATTTCCTTataagagaaagcagaaaagcaTGTGAACAGACGTCCACCAGAGTAAGAACTCCATCAGCACCGGCTGCTAACACACTGCAGTAGAGGATCAAGGATAAAGGCTCTGAAGGAAGGATGCATACAGAACCTCGATGTTACATGTAGGTAGAGAAACAAGGCTAGAattcacagatttttaaaaagaaaaactataagcCAGGATAATAACCAAACTTAACATGGAAGCTTCGTGCTGGCTCCCTTTGGACACACTCTACCATGCTGGCCACCCTACTGACATCCACACAGACCCACATCAGCAGAGAGGAGCTAGTTCCAGATTGCATACTTGGCTTGCTTCAGCTTCTGCTGCCTCCTCATCTCCTCTGCCTTCCTCGCCTTCTCTGCGTTCTGCTCCTCCACAAGCTTCCGATGGGCCTGCACTCTCTTATCTCGTTTACGAATGAAGGCTACCAGCTGGCGCACcagttcatttttctctttccttgctcTGTCtcgaatttttttgttttctttttccatggcTCGTTTTTCCCAGCGGTTCGAGGCTTGCCGGGTATCATACTCTTCCTTCCAGGAAAAATTCTTTTGTGTGCAGAAACTCTGCCAGTGAGCGTAGAAAGGGTGGACCACCTAGtgtcaaagaaaaaaaggcagaaaATATTAAGGAATAAAATATCTTCTAGCTTTCTTTTCATGTATCTAAGATTCCTTCTGTTGTGTGTTTCTTTAgcttttgcagtgctgggaattgaacccagggcctctgtgaATGTTCTACCACTAAAGCACAACTCTAGACCCTCAGACACTAACGTCAATCACTGGACAAGAAGGCAGTTAGTTCTCTTAAAGACACTCATTCTCCTAGGCagattcagaaaagaaaaatagtctcGCTGGCTAGAAAGACTGTAGAAAGAGACTACTACAACCACAGAGAGAACAAGTCAAGAGTCAGTACAAGCTCCGGCAAAAATGAGGGTGAAACCCAGCTCAGGAGACAAAAGATGGTTTCTTGTACATCTAGAAAACCCCAGGAGAGAGCCCGGGAGAGTGAGATGCAAGGTAGTTTTTCTTTCACCGTGTCATAGTCGCTCTGGGAGTCGCCGAAGGTTGGAAAATCCTCAACATCTCCCTCTGACATACACTCCAGTTCTTCTTTTGCAATCAGCTCAAAGACAACACGATACACTGCATAGAacccctaaaacaaaataaagccaagCCAGAAACTCAGTGAACCACAGAAAACAGGCTTTAGTGCTGAGGCAGTACAAGGGCCAGCTCTCACTACCTCGAGTGCCCTTCACCCACACGTGCCCACAGCTTAAACAGACGTGCATTCACTTTGTATACAATTTTAGGACAGCCCCACATTTGAGTTGTACTTAACCACTTGAGGAGAAAGTAGAAGTTTTCCTATCTTACCCTTTCATCGTCCCCATAACCAGAATAACAGGTAACCGTGAAATAATGAAGCAGATCTAAGCTGTCATCTTGATATTCCCCATCGAGCCCTCCTTTAAGTAAGGCCTCTCGGTGGTTATCGTACCTAAAAAATTCAGAAGTGAAAGGGACTCAATTAAATGCAATTATATAAAATGTCACACTGGACCTGTCTTCCTCAATCAGCTGACACAACAGTGCAGTATGTCTCACACATGCAACTCATAGCCTCAAGGTTTTAAAGAAAGCTGACAATTTAAAAACCAGGAAGTCTTTCAGGAACTGGAGATTAAAATCATGCCTGCAATTTCTCATACCATATATAATAGTAGCCCCTATCAACTAGGAAATCTAGACTTCCTCAACAGGAAGCTGAAATCCATAGGAAAGAGAACTACTAAGTGGTACAGTATTGAACATAATATCGTCCATAAAGATGGAATTTACCATCAGTTACCGGAAAaacttatttgtatttatataaactACAGCTAGGAGACACACCCACACCGACACTACAATTTGTTCTTCATAAAAAGTCTGTAATAGTATTTATTATCATCCTTGCTTGATAATACTGGTTGCTCATCATCATAGAGTCTGTAAGAAGCAAGACCAGAATTCAAAGTCAGGTCACTCCTACTTCAAAGGATGGGCTCCTCACCTCAAAATGGTAACAAGTACCAGGCAACAGGGAAACAAGCAGGCGGGAGCTTTAAGGGGAAATGAGACAATCTAAGACTGAGAGGAGGACTAAGTAAAAAGAAGCCACATGGGATACCAACACTGTAAAGGAAGGaaaatggttttgtttggtttttggagagAGGATCTCCCTATATAGCCCAAGGTGGCTTGAAACTCCCCCTAGGTAGCCCAGGTGACTCTTGAGGACAGGGGCCACATGCAAAGACAAGAGGCACATCTGGCTTTAGTTCACAATTTCAAAATGCTTGGTCAGAGAAAAGTTTAAGCTCTTCTAGGAGGTTTAAGAGAATTCGTATACAACTTGCTTTTAaacctttctcttttgagaatcaGTAAGCTGTCCAGAGTCTAAGCAGATGACTTTCAGGGCAGAACCTTGTTAGGAGCAGCATTTTTCACTATTAAGTCTGAGTCCAAAACCTATTCATCTGCAACAGGACCTAGACGCCGAAAATTCAGAACCTCAAACATACAGATTCTTGTTACAAAATTAAACTGTATTAGGAGCTCATCTTTGTTAAAAGGACCTATTTGCACAGTAGAATTTATTCAAGTGCTCTATAGAAATGTATAATTcttacattaaaataattaaaacaagaaTTACTACAAAACCCAAACTTCCTTCCTATGTTACAATGAACTCTTCATACATACACTAAAGGAACCCGCTCAGCGAGAGAGAAAGCACTTGCAGCATCTAAGTTAGAGCTGTGTAACAGCAGCAGACTTGCTTCATGGATAACAGCAGACAGTTGGAATAATCATCCTAGTTCCTTCCTGCCCACATACTGCACTTTACATAACCAAGAGGTGACAGATGTTTCAGGGCACTCCCAACCACTCAGTGTGGTAAACTGTTAAGAAACCAATGACCTCACATTGACCATGCCTACTAACAAATTAAACACGGATAAAAGTGGCAACATAATACTTACCACGCTCTTTCCTGAGGGTCACTTAAGACGTCATATGCAGCTTGGATTAATTTAAACTGCTCAGCTGCTTCTGCGGCATTGTCCAGATTTTTATCTGTTAAAGTCACAGAAATTTAGTCATGAAAAAAGTAGATGCATAGGCCATCAAAATGGCTAAGTGGGGAAGAGCGCTTGTTCCCAAGCCTGAACTCAATTCTGGAACCCATATGGCAGGGTGATAAACTGGATCTTGTAAGCTGTTCTCCCTCTGGCCTACACATGATCTCCATGTACCCTCCATGGCATACCTGTACAAATGCCATATACCCACAtgtacacaggtgtgtgtgtgtgtgtgtgtgtgtgtgttggatctcagaattcaagaccagcttagTCTAACTAGTTCCAGGCTAGTAAAGGCTACATAGTTAAACCCTGTATCAATATGTGtatcaaaatatatataaattttaaatagtaGGGGCTGCTAACAGGGTACAATAAAGGATAAAGATGCTGCCCATCAAGCTAGACGGCCTGAGTTCAATcactgagacccacatggtaggaaagAAAGAACCCACTCCTACCacttgtcctctcacctccacatatGCACCTTTTTGTGTGCACATGCTAATTATTCTTTCCTTGGTCATGCTTCCTTAACTGCAAATCACAAAAGCAACTTGGCCTGCAAATGGCAACAGCAGtgatctcttcttccttcttgttgaagTCCCTCATCAGCAGTGCTGGTCTGACCAACAGCAGGCGCAGAAGGAAAGCAAGGTGTGCTAAGAGATGGGACTGGACTGGACAGCAGCCTCCATTCTGGGCTCTTGCTGTCTCCAGAAATACTCATGTGACAGTGTAAAGAACTCAGATAGCTTCAAGGAATGAAGTTCAAGGGATGAAGAACAGAGGGTAGGAGGAACAAATGGTAGGAGCCACCGAATGCCCGTGAGTCTGGAAGCAGGTCCTCCCAACAGTGGTGAGATAGCCTCAGCAGAAGCTATAAGCTAAGCCACTCCCACATTTATGTTTCAGAACCCTGGGTGTCTGTCTGCATAACGAACTGATACACACTAGTTTTTCTGTTTGCTGTTTTATACCCTAAGGCTTTGGTAATTTTGTTCCATCATAAGTGGATTAATTCATAAATTAAACTTTTGAATCTAACATGGAACACATCAAGTTCTTT encodes the following:
- the Dnajc21 gene encoding dnaJ homolog subfamily C member 21 isoform X1 gives rise to the protein MKCHYEALGVRRDASEEELKKAYRKLALRWHPDKNLDNAAEAAEQFKLIQAAYDVLSDPQERAWYDNHREALLKGGLDGEYQDDSLDLLHYFTVTCYSGYGDDERGFYAVYRVVFELIAKEELECMSEGDVEDFPTFGDSQSDYDTVVHPFYAHWQSFCTQKNFSWKEEYDTRQASNRWEKRAMEKENKKIRDRARKEKNELVRQLVAFIRKRDKRVQAHRKLVEEQNAEKARKAEEMRRQQKLKQAKLAEQYREQSWMTMANLEKELQEMEARYEKEFGDGSDENEVEDQEPRNGLDGKDSEEAEEAELYQDLYCPACDKSFKTEKAMKNHEKSKKHREMVALLKQQLEEEEEQFSGVQMDENVLNANSEEEMEDTPKQKLSKKQKKKKQKSAQNFDDNFNENGTEEGGKIAPEKTKSNEDNAKELENRPQENTCITETTEACEDPKSEAKRVMSSSAVRLATVNFHPGINCLII
- the Dnajc21 gene encoding dnaJ homolog subfamily C member 21; the protein is MKCHYEALGVRRDASEEELKKAYRKLALRWHPDKNLDNAAEAAEQFKLIQAAYDVLSDPQERAWYDNHREALLKGGLDGEYQDDSLDLLHYFTVTCYSGYGDDERGFYAVYRVVFELIAKEELECMSEGDVEDFPTFGDSQSDYDTVVHPFYAHWQSFCTQKNFSWKEEYDTRQASNRWEKRAMEKENKKIRDRARKEKNELVRQLVAFIRKRDKRVQAHRKLVEEQNAEKARKAEEMRRQQKLKQAKLAEQYREQSWMTMANLEKELQEMEARYEKEFGDGSDENEVEDQEPRNGLDGKDSEEAEEAELYQDLYCPACDKSFKTEKAMKNHEKSKKHREMVALLKQQLEEEEEQFSGVQMDENVLNANSEEEMEDTPKQKLSKKQKKKKQKSAQNFDDNFNENGTEEGGKIAPEKTKSNEDNAKELENRPQENTCITETTEACEDPKSEAKSVPKSKGKKTKDVKKSVKAPAEAQPVSDVLISCATCHSEFPSRNKLFDHLKATGHARAPSATASLNSVTRNKKEKRRSR